A single window of Hyla sarda isolate aHylSar1 chromosome 2, aHylSar1.hap1, whole genome shotgun sequence DNA harbors:
- the RPL24 gene encoding 60S ribosomal protein L24, whose protein sequence is MKVELCSFSGYKIYPGHGRRYARTDGKVFQFLNAKCESAFLSKRNPRQINWTVLYRRKHKKGQSEEIQKKRSRRAVKFQRAITGASLAEIMAKRNQKPEVRKAQREQAIRAAKEAKKAKQATKKTVPAKAPSKTAPKQKIVKPVKMQAPRVGGKR, encoded by the exons ATGAA GGTCGAGCTGTGCAGCTTCAGCGGTTACAAGATCTACCCGGGCCATGGGCGGCGGTACGCCAGGACTGACGGGAAG GTCTTCCAGTTCCTTAATGCAAAATGCGAGTCTGCATTCCTGTCCAAGAGGAACCCACGTCAGATCAACTGGACGGTCCTCTACAGGAGGAAACACAAGAAGGGCCAGTCA gaAGAAATCCAGAAGAAACGTTCCCGCCGTGCTGTAAAGTTCCAGCGAGCAATCACTGGTGCCTCTCTGGCTGAAATTATGGCAAAGAGGAACCAGAAGCCTGAAGTGCGAAAGGCTCAGCGGGAACAGGCCATCCG GGCTGCAAAAGAGGCAAAAAAGGCAAAGCAGGCTACCAAAAAGACTGTTCCTGCCAAG GCACCATCAAAGACTGCACCCAAGCAGAAGATTGTGAAGCCCGTGAAGATGCAGGCTCCACGTGTTGGTGGAAAACGCTAA